The DNA sequence AAAGCTCAAGTCACAGGCATTCCACTTTTGCATTCTCTTTTTATACTCCTCATCGGTCTCCCCACCTTTGACATCCCGCAACCACCTCTCAGGCCTAAACTCGTCCGCATCAGAACCCCAAACAGTCTTGTTCCTGTTGCCAATATAAGGATTGATACCAACGGCCACCCCGCCAGGAACAAAGTTGCCGTTGGGAAGGGTGAACCCCTCAGCAGGGACATAACGCTCAAGCGGCATAGCCACAGCAGGATGAACACGGAGCGCCTCCCTGACCACAGCCTCGAGGTAGGGCAGCTGGCGAGCTTGAGAGTAAGGAAAGGCGTTGGAGTTTTCAATCCCCGCTGAACGAATCTCCCCTACCAGACGGGCGTAGACGGCTGGGTTCTTCAAGACGTAGTAAAAGATGGCTCGGATAGTGATGGCTGTCGTGTCTGCTCCCGCGATGAGGTTGACGAGTAAATACCCAAACACCATGCCGTCGTGGACGGTGTCGGGATGGGTATTCTTGGAATCGATAAAGTGTTGGAGGTAGTCGGGGACCTTGGGGTTGAAGTTCTTGTCTTGACCTTGCATGCGGGCGATGAGAGAGGTCATGGCGATGTTGGTGACGTtgctgaggttggggggaccgatgcggaggatggggttcttgtcgaggaggaagtcCAGCCAAGGGATCTGGCCGACGGAGACGAAGTAGTCGAGGGATTTGTCGGCTGTGGCGATGGAGCTGTCAAAGTCGTGACCTTGGGTCATGTAGCCGAAGGATTTGGAGAAGGTGACCGAGGTGATGAGGTCCCAGGCATCTGGAGAGGAAAGACGAGTTAGCTGCCTGTGTGTGATTGAAGGGAGATGAGAATGCAAAGATAGGTAGGCAGGGGAACTGACAGAATGCAACCCATTCTCCAAAATCACAGGTCCCCTGACCGCATTTGGCAAAACGATTGTCGAGCTGTTGCATGAGCTCTCCGAGAACGTTGTCCATGTGTGACTCGAGGGCCAGTACACTGCCGAGAGAGTAATGCTTGACAATCGGACGCTTCATTTGAgcgtgctcagtctgatcgGTGGTGCTGAACATATCTATTGTGTTGTCAGCCACAACTCCCAGGACGTCCGGGCATTGA is a window from the Podospora pseudocomata strain CBS 415.72m chromosome 6, whole genome shotgun sequence genome containing:
- a CDS encoding hypothetical protein (EggNog:ENOG503P0NF; COG:Q); protein product: MKRLHDKYGPVVRIGPNLLDLDYPELSKVLYGTDGKWRKTEFYHNNSALVNGKITYHMFSTTDQTEHAQMKRPIVKHYSLGSVLALESHMDNVLGELMQQLDNRFAKCGQGTCDFGEWVAFYAWDLITSVTFSKSFGYMTQGHDFDSSIATADKSLDYFVSVGQIPWLDFLLDKNPILRIGPPNLSNVTNIAMTSLIARMQGQDKNFNPKVPDYLQHFIDSKNTHPDTVHDGMVFGYLLVNLIAGADTTAITIRAIFYYVLKNPAVYARLVGEIRSAGIENSNAFPYSQARQLPYLEAVVREALRVHPAVAMPLERYVPAEGFTLPNGNFVPGGVAVGINPYIGNRNKTVWGSDADEFRPERWLRDVKGGETDEEYKKRMQKWNACDLSFGAGSRICLGRNLALVETYKLVATVLNRYEVTLADREREWETVNSWFWRQKGVEVRLRGRV